A portion of the Lampris incognitus isolate fLamInc1 chromosome 9, fLamInc1.hap2, whole genome shotgun sequence genome contains these proteins:
- the znf407 gene encoding zinc finger protein 407, whose product MSEKNVDEDNLPENETDEVEQTDSEERKVSETIYTVEPDEETEPDEGTAVKVWPYYEPQDGDDMCTICGFLAKCPRALKIHTTRKHAKKTNKNTKSEEQPEQEGETPPDVSPAETSQEVGPGEENHIEVNENQESEQVSVLNEVISVARDHGIYTKGCSKRERAATKEQIAQEEENPIQERRVSKRIPKPKVIYSCNYCGQEFRDKPLLEVHIKRHHAKDTPYIFDVDEIMDEEDEAVVPANTPKTTPARTAPKRMLSRFHLKCASCEFRVSTPALLESHARLKHTGQDWYHCKLCHYYTATAEWMKLHLSSEIHQQREIGKTPPGKLPLFEDCVEKVNRDTARDSDSATMEEVAPPQGDGGEVALLLMEGDHEAEKAVEAAKTELTQGETLDDTQPAKKKRGRPKQVTTTTCGYCGLVVSNATNLTVHVRRKHSKDYGYNCTLCNYSCVTKGDMDRHRITKKHVKRAKESSTKNQVSTRTAAPAQKAEACPEDTDTDGESGPDNLGSKKNGAEDQSKSDSSPPKSKYDSVNACSHCDFVAHSIPSLHLHVKRKHTRDFEFVCLACNYYAVTTREMSRHASTDKHKQKSQKYLEPEGSAGQKMPQPPVAEAMKLEDEGGTDSNPDSDQVPSNNVQTEKPLSNPDDSQDIDAQSKTATTIPTLAVDAVAREDTAEAAINTGSVEAQAKTTTYSDGESKLTNQPIPPVTVSEQQPPEEDQSIEQGSLSEEDSTEVVSEVDLELADEREDGCFTDTQMFKALPFDACIVSVKTLAEQEQALLEGKVGEASIICLTGGESVLPSFLTPSAPSPHIKKVRSKEVKVKDETKIARVRCEDCGFLADGLSGLNVHTAMKHPSKEKHFHCMVCGKSFYMESNLHQHLTSAAHLRNEQNCVEELPEGGATFKCLKCTDRFETEQDLFLHIKEKHEELLREVNKYVLEDTEQINREREENQGSVCKYCGKVCKSSNSMAFLAHIRTHTGSKPFKCKICNFATAQLGDARNHVKRHLGMREYKCEICG is encoded by the exons ATGTCAGAGAAGAATGTTGATGAGGATAATTTGCCTGAAAATGAAACAGATGAGGtggaacagacagacagtgaggaaAGAAAGGTGAGCGAAACTATTTATACTGTTGAGCCCGATGAGGAGACTGAGCCCGATGAGGGGACTGCTGTGAAGGTGTGGCCATACTATGAACCTCAAGATGGGGATGACATGTGTACCATCTGTGGCTTTCTGGCTAAATGCCCGAGAGCCCTAAAGATTCACACCACGAGAAAACATGCAAAGAAAACGAACAAGAACACAAAGTCAGAGGAACAACCAGAACAAGAGGGAGAAACTCCCCCTGATGTCAGTCCAGCTGAAACATCACAGGAAGTTGGCCCTGGGGAAGAAAACCATATTGAGGTTAATGAAAACCAGGAGTCAGAGCAGGTGTCCGTTCTCAATGAGGTGATATCGGTGGCCAGAGATCATGGAATATATACAAAGGGCTGTTCCAAGAGGGAGAGGGCAGCAACTAAAGAGCAGATAGCTCAGGAAGAGGAGAACCCCATCCAAGAGAGAAGAGTGAGCAAACGAATCCCAAAGCCCAAGGTGATTTACTCTTGCAACTACTGTGGGCAAGAGTTCAGGGACAAGCCCCTGTTAGAGGTGCATATCAAGAGACACCATGCTAAAGACACCCCATACATAT TTGATGTTGATGAGATcatggatgaagaggatgaagctgTGGTTCCTGCTAATACCCCGAAGACTACACCAGCAAGGACGGCACCCAAACGCATGCTCAGCAGATTCCATCTGAAGTGTGCGAGCTGCGAGTTCAGGGTTAGCACCCCAGCATTGCTGGAGAGCCACGCCCGACTTAAACACACCGGCCAGGACTGGTACCATTGCAAGCTGTGTCACTATTACACTGCCACAGCTGAGTGGATGAAATTGCACCTGTCCTCAGAGATCCACCAGCAGCGTGAAATAGGTAAGACGCCCCCAGGAAAACTTCCTTTGTTTGAGGACTGCGTGGAGAAGGTGAACAGAGACACTGCCAGAGATAGTGATAGTGCCACCATGGAAGAAGTGGCCCCACCACAAGGAGATGGTGGAGAAGTGGCATTGCTATTGATGGAGGGTGATCATGAAGCTGAGAAGGCAGTGGAGGCTGCAAAAACTGAGCTTACCCAGGGAGAGACATTAGATGATACCCAACCTGCCAAGAAGAAAAGGGGGAGGCCAAAGCAGGTAACCACCACCACCTGTGGCTATTGTGGCCTGGTAGTGTCCAATGCCACTAATCTTACTGTTCATGTGCGCCGTAAACATAGCAAGGACTATGGCTACAACTGCACGCTCTGCAATTACAGCTGTGTGACCAAAGGAGATATGGACCGCCACCGTATCACAAAGAAACACGTGAAACGTGCAAAGGAGTCTTCCACCAAGAACCAAGTCAGCACTCGCACGGCTGCACCAGCCCAGAAAGCAGAGGCATGCCCcgaagatacagatacagatggaGAGTCTGGACCTGACAACTTAGGCTCCAAAAAAAATGGTGCAGAAGACCAATCTAAATCAGACTCAAGCCCCCCAAAAAGTAAATATGATTCTGTTAATGCCTGCAGTCATTGTGATTTTGTAGCCCATTCCATTCCTTCACTTCATCTTCATGTGAAGCGAAAGCACACCAGAGACTTTGAATTCGTATGTCTAGCATGTAACTACTATGCCGTGACTACCAGGGAGATGTCTCGCCATGCCTCCACAGACAAGCACAAGCAAAAAAGCCAGAAATACCTGGAGCCAGAGGGGAGTGCTGGGCAGAAAATGCCTCAGCCTCCAGTGGCAGAGGCCATGAAGCTAGAGGATGAAGGGGGTACTGATTCTAATCCTGATTCTGACCAGGTTCCCTCCAACAATGTTCAAACAGAGAAGCCTTTATCCAATCCTGATGACAGCCAAGATATTGATGCTCAGAGTAAGACTGCAACCACCATCCCCACATTAGCTGTGGATGCAGTTGCCAGAGAAGATACAGCTGAAGCGGCCATTAATACTGGCAGTGTTGAGGCTCAGGCAAAGACAACAACCTACAGTGACGGGGAATCAAAGCTAACCAACCAGCCTATCCCACCGGTGACAGTGTCTGAGCAGCAGCCCCCTGAAGAGGATCAATCCATAGAGCAGGGGAGCCTGAGTGAAGAGGACAGCACAGAGGTGGTCTCAGAGGTGGATCTAGAGTTAGCAGATGAGAGAGAAGATGGCTGCTTTACAGACACCCAGATGTTCAAGGCCCTACCCTTTGACGCCTGCATTGTATCTGTCAAGACCCTTGCTGAGCAGGAGCAGGCTCTGCTTGAAGGGAAGGTGGGGGAGGCTTCAATCATATGTCTAACTGGCGGAGAGTCGGTTTTACCCAGCTTCCTCACCCCCTCTGCCCCAAGCCCGCACATCAAAAAGGTTCGATCCAAGGAGGTGAAAGTGaaggatgagaccaaaattgctCGTGTTCGCTGTGAGGACTGTGGTTTCCTGGCTGACGGCCTCAGCGGACTCAATGTCCACACTGCCATGAAACATCCATCCAAGGAGAAGCATTTCCATTGCATGGTGTGTGGGAAGTCTTTCTATATGGAGAGTAACCTGCACCAGCACCTTACCAGTGCTGCCCACCTGCGCAATGAGCAGAACTGTGTGGAGGAGCTGCCTGAGGGGGGGGCCACTTTCAAGTGTCTTAAATGCACGGACCGCTTTGAAACGGAACAGGATCTGTTTCTCCATATCAAGGAAAAACACGAGGAACTTTTGAGAGAAGTCAACAAGTATGTGTTGGAGGACACAGAGCAGATCAACCGCGAGCGGGAGGAGAACCAGGGCAGCGTGTGCAAATACTGTGGCAAGGTGTGCAAGAGCAGCAACTCCATGGCGTTCCTGgcccacatacgcacacacactg